Genomic window (Drosophila albomicans strain 15112-1751.03 chromosome X, ASM965048v2, whole genome shotgun sequence):
CATCTTTTATCAtatgttgcaattgtttttgcattcCTCATTTTGCACATTCAGCAATTTTGATACAAAGAgcattttgaatattgaaattccATTTGAAAGAGGCAAATCTATTTGTTTTCTCAcgaaatattattgtaaaatgaGAATGGCATAAAAACAGCTGTAACATATTATTATCAGAATTTTAAAAGTagagcacagaaaaaaaaaacaaaagtgataGCTTGACaactttatttgaatattaaagaaatactttgcATCGCATTTAAGTCATATTTTTTCTTGATTGTCGCATTAAGAGAACATCTGTTTATTaatctaaaataaacaaatacatttagcaaagcaattaaaagatTTGCAATGTAGGAAATGCAATAATTAGTTAATtcacatttgaatttaaaacagCAGGAAGAGCTTCGAGAAGAGCATGGGACGAACTCATTTGCATTGTTCAAGagtaattatatttgattCATTTGTTGTGTATTGTATTATTCATGTGACTTACATACTGATTAATCCAAGATTAATGTAATAATTTGACAGGTTTTGAAAGCCCATTAAGATGGAACAAGTTTAATTGCTGCGAGATGAATGGATTTAAGCAAATTGGACGCGTTAAGCTCGAATGAAATGCTTCATTTATAAGATTAATCCAAGATTAATGCCACATTCAAGTCACTcgacacaacagcaacaacaacaactacaacaacaacaactacaacaacaacaacagcaatagcgaAATCGAGTAACCACAGCGCAGTGTTGGCGTCGCTTTAGGCTAAGATTGTTGCCACTGCAATGagattgaatttcaattgtgcGCATTTCATCAAGATTATTgcctgtttttgttgttgttgctgttgctgttgcaacagttgttgctgccgttgctgttattattgctgaTGAGGTagcaaattgttgctgctgcgctgtGTGGCGCCAATCTGAGCTCCACAATTGACAATTGACGAGGCAGGACATCAACGATGCCAACTTGCAACAATTGTGGCACAAATTTCTACGAAAATAttctacaacaacaaccacaacatcaacaatgtCAACGACAACTATTGCTggacaataaataaaagctgaTTTGCTTTTAGCAAATGGGAAAATTAAGTTGCCAAtgatgtatttgttttttgggcaGTTCCCAAAAAGTGTGAGTGAGACAGTGAGCAACGATATTTGGTTGCCAGAACACGAGCaataaaattaagcaaataatttgaatgcGGCGCTTGAAAGAGAAACACAAAAaccacacagcagcaacagcaacaacaacaagaactagcaagaactacaacaacaagaggagcaacagcagcattgttgttcttattatCAAAGCAACACACGACAACTTAATTATTCATCAGATGAGCAGATGACGAAGTCAAGTTGGGAGAGCAAATGAAACTGGGAACTGAAGCTTCAAGCACAAGCTGAGAACTGACTCGggcaacttgttgttgttgtttctgctgttgttgttggtgttgttctGGGGGCACTGGCGCTGTTATCACGATCACGATTTGTAATTTATGATAAATGTTGGCAATTccattaataaaattaaacaaagctCATTAGCTtggaaacaaattaaaaatcttttcttttaaattttgccAAGCGCGAAACGTgcccaaaaaatatacaaatcacATGAGTGAGTGACTTCAGTTTTCAGCCAGCTATAATGTGTTCTAAATACTCTTTCCCAGAAAGATACAAAATAACGAAATGTCTGATATTGAAAAGTtgctggcaaataaaaatcgtAGAAGCTGtttaagaaacaattttaaagttaattgctttagttggtatattttgcatgtagtattatatcgatatacgaaatataaatgttggtactttacagtatttttttatatattttattttggtatattttaatgataatataataccgcactatatTTGagtacggtatattttgcatgtatgtagtagtatatcgaaatataatttttgaagcatttcagtattttttggtatactaaaTTCATAGATTTATATCcgaattatatttatatatatatattatttttcattattattcagtattatattattatatttcagtattttttcggtgtATTTGAACTATAATACCGCATCGGtagattttagtattttatgatAATACCGCACAAATCTTactatatttgaaaataaaatagcgatatacgaaatataactattggtatatttcaggtattttattttggtatatttaagtgatAATAACACATTTCTCTTACAATATTTGAAGGTGTATCATTGAAATAGTATCATAAAGACgagtttgctttttgcttgtcagtattttttgcaattgctttgcGATAATCTTGTCTACAGTTAATGATGATTTGAAGTCCTTATTTACGACCGAAACGGATTAAAAAGGTATAATATTTTACGATCTGctaacaacacacaaaaaataatgtgATATATGCCTACACCTTGTACCCTAAAATTTTactcaaattataaattattatcaatattattttatattttattattattcataagtAATTCTGACAAATTTAAGATACTATAAATAAGTCAAAGCACTCTAGAGTCTAGACCTTCCGTTAATGAGCAGCCAAAGCAGATGATCGGATGAGCGGACTCGCAAGGAGAGCGTAGTGAAAGCGAAGACATCACAGATTCTGTTGGCGCCTTTAGCAGGCGccgttttaatttaaattcaaatgcaatgcaaaataaaaaacaaaaaccccATCGTGAGCATAATGTTGACAATAAAATGATGATTTAGCTCGACTTCCAGAGTCCAGAGACAGTCTCTCCATCAgtaagtcagtcagtcagtctggctgtctgtccgtctatctGTCCTATTGTCTATCGTCCCATCCTGAGCCGCGAGCCATTCTCATTTGCAATTGCGGCAAAACTTGAAAGAATCGCACGAAATTAGCAAGCGCCACATTATCATATGTTAAACGTTGCGTCGAAtcaagtcgaagtcgaagtcgagtCCAGTCTCAAAcccagtctcagtcgcagtctcagtctcagtctccaGTCCCCAGTCTCAGTGTCTGTGTATCAACTCGTGTTCCAGtctctgactgactgactgactgactgaattgGCCATTGGCGCTGTTCATTATGCTGCACTGCGTCGACTGGCAGGCGCCACTTTTAATTATCAATCAATCACATTTGACGGCTCCCTCCATTAAATGTCAGGgcaattgattgaattttcatttggcaGACAGCAAATACCAGTTTCCTCTTTATTCCCTCTCGCTCTTCCATTTGCAGTCGCAGACGCGCATCCACATCCGCAGAGAGCATTGATCAATGATTTTGTCTGCTGATCAGAGTTGGCCATGCTTCGTTGGctgccaattgcaattgcagccaAAGTTGATTGATGAACTCTCCGCTAGGAGCTTtcgttcattcattcattcattcggAAATTGAGTCGGTTCCGACATGTTCAAGTCGTAACTCATTCAATCATTAGGCATTAGGCTAACTGATTTATCTAATCGCCAAATGCCTATTTTCTTTCGAGCTGTGTAAACGACCCACGTGCTGAATGATCTCACATACCATGTGTACGTTAGTTTCTCTCTCCTAACTGGGCTCTTTTATCCTCAATAGCCATCAAtcgccaaaaagaaaaaaaacgaagctaAAATCGACAAATTTCACTGCAACGatacgaatatatatactcatcatcatcgtcatcctctACACATCGTCCATATTGATTTTGTATTCGGaatttgtattcgtatttgcatttggcttttgcttgctgtctgtttggctgtttgtctgtttggCTGTTTGGCGTTGGTGTTCAAAAATTGACATTTGTCAACAGCTTTGTTGACGCTTTGCCTAATTTATTAGCCACGTTTTGTTGTCGCTTTACATTTGGCTGGTCGATCACATCATCATCTCGCGATAATGATCATCAACATCGTCATCATTTGCGACATGGGCGACAAACTAAGCTCTACTCTTAGATCATCTCGACTTTGTATGCAAATAATGCGACCCaagtcacaaaaaaaaatggagaaaaaaacaaaattgaaaaaaaaaaaacaaaaaattcccagaaaaatgaaaaatacgcCATGCCTAAGAAGGAACGCAAACGCAACCGCAAAATGGAATCACGTAAAGCAGAACATTTTTGGATACTCTGCACAGTTCTCAATATATTCTAGATgattcataaatataccaagacaATCGTTGTGATCTATATAAGGTTGAACATTAATGGCATAAcgatgaatataaaatattcttttaatttggtTCAAGTATTTCGTTGACAAATATGATGGCATATCTTTGACGATCGtcagttttttattatatttttttctgtattaaaattttgtatgctATTATAATAAGGGATCGTCGAAATATAATGGAGAtcacaaaaaatgtaaaagactatcaaaaaagaaaatgcaataatacaaataaaattaaacatttacaagatcattttttaattgttcatCAGAGATGAGCAGATCATTTTctattacaaaacaaattctGAATTAAAAGACACGActgatttgatttataaaacaagaaatattCAAGCATGCCAAATcgttttaaaataagttaaatatatgaaatcaATATTAAGAGAAATTTATCCCcaataattttgtgtttttatggtattttttattttaatattgttttccTACATGGGTTAAAAATTTTGCTCAACTTGTTTGCttgaattttgtaaattaatatataagaTAAATTGGCTTTCGGTTCCTTATCTCTGATCAACTGATTGCTGATCATTTATTTCGGATGATCGCCTTGCATGCAAATGCAGAGTATCTCGATTTATGCTGGATGAGGATCTTCTGCCCACCAACAGCAAAGAGCAATAGCAACATATGGCCAGGCCATAAAGCGAACgtgaaaatggcaaaaacgcTGAGAGAAAAATGATCTACGAGTCTGCTACAAAGCGTAGCATAAATGGGAATGAAGAGGTGAGAGGAAGGGGCTGAACATTTGAGGCTTTGAAAGATTTCACTTGAAGCGAACCGGAGACGAAACCAAAGCAATTTGTACGCCTACCCGCCAAGACTAAACTCCCATTGTCGAAGCTTCAttcacatatttttcattcatgCGTTGTAGTTTCAttgagccacacacacaaccacacacttacacacacccAAGtcgtcgcacacacacacacacacactcgcacagtcacagtttttatttttatgaatgaaatgaaacttttAACGTAAAACGCGGAACGACTAACGCTTTCAGAGGAGCAACTGAGGGGGGCCAGGGGTGGAGAGCGAGGCGAGGAGGTCTGTCCAGATCGCACGTAACTCCAAAGATACACTCACatacatgttgttgttgttgttttttcttttattatgttttttctCTGTGTTGCCGTCTCGaggcatattttaatttctttagtGGCGGGCGTCTCCGCGTCGGTTCGCATCGCATGTGGGccgaaaatgtattttttatggcGACGtcgttttgattttttatttttcttttactttttgtttctccctctctctctctctctctggagCTGCGACTCCAGCTTCTTGTTGTAGTACAACAAAATGCAGGCCATAAATTTTGCACAGGCGTTTCTTGGGATGGCCGCGGATCGTCACAAAAGAGACGGATATAGACAATTGGGATGGATGGACCGACGGACTGACGGACCGACGGACTGACGGATGGATGAAGTTTTGGACGCACTGCTGCAGCCtacaaaatatgttataacaaatcatttaattcgttttgatttgatttgttttggtGCCGCATACAGTGTTGTGgcgttgttgctttttgttttggccaaaaacaTGCGCCGCGCTTATTTTGACCATTTTTGGGAGTTGCTTTTGGCGTTCATTTAGCCTGGCTTTGTTTGTGTATCTCTCAGATACGaatgtgtgcaagtgtgtgtgtgtgtgtgtttcagtCTGTCTCTCactgtttgtgtgtatgtgcgctGGCTGAGATCACACAGGAAATTAGCTTAATATATGGCTACTGTTTTGCCcgaaaggcaacaacaagcaatccacaaaaaaagagaaacaactGAAAATAGCCTGAGCTTTAAAATAGCAAATtggaagaaaaaaacaactgtctattttttttttttgtgggtttttTCTTTAGGTTTTTGCTGTTCCCCCAGTTTCTTGAGAAAAACAAAGAGCGCCCTCTCCTTAGACCCGCCGCTCGAAAAAATGGTGCTGGCCTTAACTCGACGATCAGTGATCAAAATCACGAGCCCAACCAGCATAGCGGCATGATCataatattatactaaataattcagTATCGGAGCCTTTTAAGATCTAACaacagaataaaaaaaaacaaaacaaaacaattgttaATCACAGCAAATTGGCAttttgaacaacaaaaatgtgaataatttGATTAAGGCGATCGATTCAAGATTgcctaaaaataaaagctatGTTAAAAACTTTACTATAAAGATCGCCAAATCTTATATGTTTCCCCCGTGATCTTAAGATACATGTATAATATATCGTACTCGCTACTCACCAAAATAATGCCGCGgttcttgatgttgttgttggtgttgttgccgATCCGACtgtgttgccgttgctgtgtttgtgtttgttttggttATTTTGCTCTGAATGAAGCCCGTAAAGATGTCAACCGCAAATGCCGACaacgctgttgctgcttataATTATGGTGGCGCTGATGGTAATGATTATAGTGCTATGATTACGACGTTAAGATAATGGGATGATGTCAGGTAAGTGTTGTATGTTGTCGTCAGAGTTGCACAGTAAAACAcagtcacaaaaaaaattgtaaaaaaaagcacacacacacacacactaaataataacaacaatctATGCGCCGGCCAATGACTAAGCGATTTTAGATTTtgattagttttatttttcagcttcagtttccgTTTCGGTTTTCGTTTCGAGTTTCCGTTCTTTCTTaagcttttgttattgttgcgcATGCGCAGCACACGCgcaaaaagaaagcaacaacaaagaagcTTACAAATCGATAGGACGAATTCTACAAATAATTAGTTTGGCGCGCGCGTTCACCGATTATTGTTTAtcgattgcaattgcagtttcagtttcaagtGATTCGTATCGCGATCTTATTGTGCATACGCTTCTTACTCACGCACGCGCatccacacatacacacacacactcacgcacacacacggacaCGCCGGCGCAGTCGCCGTTCAGACTCAAACTAAGTGAAAATTGCAAGCGGGCACTGGTTTTATTTGAAGGAAAGATTGGGGAGCCCACTGCCGCCGCCAACCAGAGACGACAGACGACAGACAGAGCCaaagtcagcagcagcagcagcaacagcaacaccagccGCAGTCAGAGCCAAAGCCGGAGCCCAAAGAGCCGAACAAGTGCCGGCCGAACGAACACGATGTGCAAACGAACGAAACGAACCGAATTGAACCAAACCGAACTCACGAATGAATAAACGAGCGATCACGACGCGTCGTTCTCGCTCTTACGAGCATTGTTGATGTcgagatgttgttgttgttgctgttgtgcgaCGGCGACAGCACAGCTGTTACAATGAAATTGCTGATGGCAGCGACGTCACTCTGaatggagctgctgctgctgcggcggcgtCTTGCTGCCGCGCCAGCTGCATTGTGACCCCCAGCGAATTCCCTGCAAAAGGAAATGCAACTGCGACTGAGttctgctgctgtcgacgtcgctgctgctgcggttggCAGTGACCCTGTCGCTAGTCCATTATCAGCATTGTCATCATTTGACTGTGTCTGCGTGTTGtattagttgctgttgttggtgttgttattgttgttgttgttgtgcgtgtcGCTATCAACGATTGCGACTGTTTgccgtacatacatataattatcatcatcatatcATGATGCGCAGAAATTGCTGCGTTATCGTCTTCTCGCCGGCGCCGTCGATTCCACAGTTcgtcttgttgctgttgttgttggtacaTCAAGGACGACACCGTTaaacgccgccgccgccgccgccggcGCAAAAAGGGGagtaaattgttgaaaattatCACATTGTAAAAAGTGCAGACGCCAGACGCCACAAATCAGAGTCGAGTGGAGTCCGAGAGCAGGAGAAGATCATTAACAATGCACTCCGGCTGCGCAAAAATAGCCACACGAGAACAAATCACATTATTAGTTCAAGTCGCCGCCGTCGGCGTCGGCGTTGTTGCAcgttatttttcaaaaaaaaaaataaagcgagGCGAAAAAAACAATGTGGCGCCCCGTTTGATTTTTAGGCGCCAAgcgcggcggcggcggcaaatTGTGGCGACACGTCTGCGCTGTGTGCAGCTAGAGCTGGAGAGcgtgtggcagcaacatcagcgacAATAAAAAGCGAGTTTGCGCGACTCCAAAATACCTGTTGCTCTCAAAGTGTGACCAGAGCGTTGCTGCCCATTTCGCTGGGcccaatttaaaaatatcccTTCTGCTTAGCACTTTACTATTtccatatatgtacatacatagtatgtatgtacatacatacaaatgtatgtactAACACCACATTAAAATGCCCTGTTCTGCTGGCACAGCATTAAAATGTCCCTTTAGCTAGcatattatttgaatacctacctacatacatatacatgggactataattaaattagcCTTTTAGCTGGgcacaataattaaaatgctgctAGCCACATCATTAAAATACCCTTTGTACTTAACTGGTTAGCGGGTAAACATACAGATACtactacaacaccaacagaGATACAAGATAAGAGATGCGACGCGACAGCAAACAGACGCCAGGCACAAACGGCGACGCAGCATCGCCGCCAACGCCACAGTCGACAGCGGAGACGACGACAGTGAGATTGAGCTGCTGATGCCAACAGATATCAAGCACGTCTCAATCTCGAATCATTCAGGGCCGGGGTTTTGTTGGTCAGACGTTGCCagaaaggtttttttttgtgttttgttttgttttgcggcTGCCGCCAACGCCGCTCAATTAACAATGAAAAGTCAGTCTGGTACgtcataatatatttttatctgattaCTAGGCAAACAGACAGCACAACAGACAGACTAAGCACAAATCGTGcgttggcacacacacatgcgcacaATCATGTTCATCATCCTTGCTacttgattgttgttgttttcgcgTGATCTCCTCTAATCAACAGATCTCACTTGTGGCGccggtgtgtgtgttgccccAGTGGCGCCAACATTGCATTGTTGTTActcttgctgttgcatttgccCATGTCTTGTTGTCTGACCCACACTTCCATTCTGGTTCGAAACTACAATTTGAATTCGAGAGATTGCACATCAAACATTGTTGCGTACACGCATTAACGGCGACATGTGaatggcagctgctgcaaaagAAGTAAACAAACCACAATAACAGCTGTTATGAACAGCATTGCCAGATGTTAATAATATCCAGCAGGGCTGCATGAGCTcgaattttaaagaaaaagttaatttaaaataagcaaTATATGTAAGCAGTGCTTGCAATAGTTATGAAATCGAGtcttatgaaaattaaaacaattgaaataccTGTAATGTGTGTCTAGATGTTTGAATGGAGCGCGCAATTTGGCCAGACCAGCTGTCATGCTAaaacaagttggcagcccTGCACACTGTTACACAGTGCGACTGTCAAAagcgataaaaaaaaagttgtctGCTCGGCATTAGAAATTTTTGTGTAGCGCTGCAAAATATTTTCCTggtaagtttttgttttgctttcgatGCCAAAGAAGAAAACGTAAGCTGACGTTGCAAGCTGCACAATAAAACGATAAATCAATACGGGGCAGCAAAGAGCgtgttgtctgtgtgtctgcttGGCCTGCTTGCAACTTATGTAATTGGCATAGGTAAagttttaatgttgttgtcCATCCATTGGATTTGATTGTAGAAAATATGATACGTGCACCGCTAGTGAAGGCGCTGGGCGCACTCGGCTCACCCACACACCAAATAGCCAGCCGAGCAGTGCGCACCAGCGCCGTTGTGGCCCAAACACCGGCCAAGGCGCCTGAGAAAATCGAAGTGTTTGTCGATGATATTCCCGTCAAGGTTTTGCCCGGCACCACAGTGCTGCAGGTAAGTTTCTCCtcatccctctctctctctcgctgtgcATGTGTATAATCCCTGCTATTCTCTTTGCAGGCTGCTGCTGAAATTGGCGTGGAAATCCCACGTTTCTGCTATCACGAGCGCTTGGCCGTCGCCGGCAATTGTCGTATGTGCCTCGTCGAGGTGGAGAAGTCGCCCAAGCCTGTCGCCGCTTGCGCTATGCCCGTGATGAAGGGTTGGCGTATCAAGACCAATTCCGACTTGACACGCAAGGCACGCGAGGGTGTTATGGAGTTCCTGCTCATGAATCATCCTCTCGATTGCCCCATTTGTGATCAGGGCGGCGAATGCGATCTGCAGGATCAGGCCATGGCCTTTGGATCAGATCGTTCGCGTTTCACCGACATCAACTACACGGGCAAGCGGTAAGGATGCAACAAAAACGATTcccatttcaaatgaaataattttattgtgtCAACTTCAGTGCTGTGGAGGATAAGGACATTGGACCGCTGGTGAAGACCGTGATGACACGTTGCATTCACTGCACCCGCTGTGTACGCTTCGCATCCGAAATTGCTGGCGTCGATGATCTGGGCACCACGGGACGCGGCAATGATATGCAAATTGGCACCTATGTGGAGAAACTGTTCCTCACCGAGCTGTCGGGCAATGTGATTGATTTGTGCCCCGTCGGCGCGTTGACCAACAAACCCTACAGCTTTGTGGCACGTCCCTGGGAGATTCGCAAAGTGAGCAGCATCGATGTGCTCGATGCCGTTGGCAGCAACATTGTGGTCAGCACACGCACCAACGAAGTGTTGCGCATTCTGCCCCGTGAGAACGAAGACGTCAACGAGGAATGGTTGGCTGACAAGTCGCGCTTTGCCTGCGACGGTCTGAAGCGTCAGCGTCTCATTGCACCCATGGTCCGCATGCCAAATGGTGAGCTGCAGTCTGTGGAATGGGAAGGTGCACTCATTGCGGTGGCCAAGGCGGTGAGAAATGCCAACGGACAGGTTGCTGGTGTTGCCGGTCAACTGGCCGATGTGGAAGCCATGGTGGCTCTCAAGGATCTAGTTAATCGTTTGGGCGGCGAGAATCTGGTGACCGAGCAGGACTTCATCAAGGGCAGTGGCATCGATGTGCGTTCCAGCTATCTGCTCAACAGCACCATTGCTGGTAAGTCGCTTCAAACATTTGCGATTTGGCTATTTCTAgcttgtgtgtatttttgtgaCAGGTCTGGAGACAGCTGATGCTGTGCTGCTGGTTGGCACCAATCCACGTTATGAGGCCCCGCTGATCAATACCCGTCTGCGCAAGGCCTATGTGCACAATGAGCTGCAGATTGCATCGATTGGTCCCAACATTGATTTGTCATATCAGCATGAGAACTTGGGTGCCGATGCCAGCCTCATCAAGGATGTGTGCAGCGGTTCGCATGCCTTCTCCAAGGTGCTGGAGGGTGCCAAGAAACCGGCCATTATCATTGGAGCCGATCTGCTGGCGCGTCCCGATGGCGCTGCCATT
Coding sequences:
- the LOC117570359 gene encoding NADH-ubiquinone oxidoreductase 75 kDa subunit, mitochondrial; this encodes MIRAPLVKALGALGSPTHQIASRAVRTSAVVAQTPAKAPEKIEVFVDDIPVKVLPGTTVLQAAAEIGVEIPRFCYHERLAVAGNCRMCLVEVEKSPKPVAACAMPVMKGWRIKTNSDLTRKAREGVMEFLLMNHPLDCPICDQGGECDLQDQAMAFGSDRSRFTDINYTGKRAVEDKDIGPLVKTVMTRCIHCTRCVRFASEIAGVDDLGTTGRGNDMQIGTYVEKLFLTELSGNVIDLCPVGALTNKPYSFVARPWEIRKVSSIDVLDAVGSNIVVSTRTNEVLRILPRENEDVNEEWLADKSRFACDGLKRQRLIAPMVRMPNGELQSVEWEGALIAVAKAVRNANGQVAGVAGQLADVEAMVALKDLVNRLGGENLVTEQDFIKGSGIDVRSSYLLNSTIAGLETADAVLLVGTNPRYEAPLINTRLRKAYVHNELQIASIGPNIDLSYQHENLGADASLIKDVCSGSHAFSKVLEGAKKPAIIIGADLLARPDGAAIHATISEYCQKLKKPDWNAFNVLHNSASQVGAFDVGYQPGLQRALQGQPKVLFLLNADSGKLTRDQLPKDCFVVYIGSHGDNGASIADAVLPGAAYTEKQAIYVNTEGRAQQTLPGVSPPGMAREDWKILRALSEIVGKPLAYDTLDELRSRLDDIAPHLTRLGELVPASNSDASAQTTPNKSISGGAIDVKLKELRDYFMTDAISRASPTMAKCISAVNKQQRQNEEAKQSAAI